The Acidicapsa acidisoli genome window below encodes:
- a CDS encoding molybdopterin cofactor-binding domain-containing protein, translating into MRPGLFAKFPRDRQVLQLAAEKAGWGTPLQPGKGRGIAVHYSFHSSLAYVAEVIVDSDGDVKVDRVVCAVDCGMPINPDVIRAQVEGGVGFGLGAILYGAIALKNGHVEQSNFNDYRVLRMNEMPKVEVYIVDSAEPPSGIGEPVVPPIGPAVSNAIFAATGKRVRTLPMSSAT; encoded by the coding sequence ATGCGCCCTGGACTTTTCGCCAAGTTCCCGCGCGATCGGCAGGTTCTTCAACTTGCCGCGGAGAAAGCAGGTTGGGGAACGCCACTGCAGCCGGGCAAAGGGCGTGGCATTGCAGTTCATTATTCGTTTCATAGTTCCTTGGCGTATGTGGCAGAAGTAATTGTAGACTCGGATGGCGATGTGAAGGTGGATCGCGTAGTGTGCGCGGTAGATTGCGGTATGCCCATCAACCCCGACGTGATCCGGGCACAGGTGGAGGGTGGTGTAGGCTTTGGCCTGGGCGCAATTCTCTATGGCGCTATCGCCTTGAAGAACGGTCACGTCGAGCAATCAAATTTCAACGACTATCGCGTGCTGCGCATGAATGAAATGCCGAAAGTCGAAGTGTATATCGTCGATTCGGCGGAGCCACCGTCAGGCATTGGTGAACCCGTTGTGCCACCTATTGGTCCTGCAGTGTCCAACGCGATCTTTGCCGCTACAGGAAAACGCGTGCGCACATTGCCGATGAGCTCTGCGACTTAG
- a CDS encoding c-type cytochrome: MIALLGVVAMWAKSQSLAGAVSPVSTNGERLFSQSCASCHSAHSSKVLVGPGMKGYYTTHRPRPSDSAVRTIISEGKNTMPGFSSLSEAQIDDLIGYMKTL, encoded by the coding sequence ATGATCGCCTTGTTGGGCGTGGTCGCGATGTGGGCAAAATCACAGAGCCTGGCGGGTGCTGTGAGTCCGGTATCCACGAATGGAGAACGGCTCTTCTCCCAATCCTGCGCCTCCTGCCACAGCGCCCACAGCTCAAAAGTTCTCGTCGGTCCCGGTATGAAGGGCTACTACACGACACATCGGCCGCGGCCATCGGACTCCGCGGTACGCACGATCATTTCAGAGGGCAAAAACACAATGCCAGGCTTCAGCAGTCTCAGCGAGGCACAGATAGACGATTTGATCGGCTATATGAAGACGCTCTAG
- a CDS encoding LytR/AlgR family response regulator transcription factor, which yields MRALIVDDELHARRYLCELLDGESEIVVVGEGSSGAEGIERIRELSPEIVFLDIQMPDLDGFGMVERLESSPIPLFIFVTGYSEYAVKAFEIEAVDYLCKPFDKERLLISLERAIRRIGTREAVPGKEAERWLTRLSIKDENGIVFVPVEHVLWIEAANKYVVIHTAVGSHIARQTIQSLEDSLDPRQFVRIHRSILVQKAAVRGLHPLFHGDYLVKLVNGAELTLSRSFRGSFFHQMSR from the coding sequence ATGCGCGCGCTAATCGTCGATGACGAGCTGCATGCGCGCCGTTATCTCTGCGAGTTGCTTGACGGTGAGAGTGAGATCGTTGTTGTTGGAGAGGGATCGAGTGGCGCTGAGGGCATCGAGCGAATCCGGGAACTCTCGCCGGAGATCGTTTTTCTGGACATTCAGATGCCGGACCTCGATGGATTTGGGATGGTTGAGCGGCTTGAATCGTCACCTATTCCGCTCTTCATCTTTGTAACCGGATATAGCGAATACGCCGTAAAGGCATTCGAGATTGAGGCAGTCGATTATCTCTGCAAGCCTTTCGACAAAGAACGGCTATTGATCTCATTGGAACGGGCGATCCGGCGTATAGGCACACGGGAAGCTGTTCCGGGAAAAGAGGCGGAGCGCTGGCTTACCCGGCTGTCGATCAAAGACGAGAATGGCATCGTATTCGTGCCAGTCGAGCACGTCCTCTGGATCGAGGCGGCGAACAAATACGTGGTCATTCATACCGCCGTCGGCTCGCATATTGCAAGGCAGACCATTCAAAGTCTCGAAGACAGCCTCGATCCGAGGCAGTTCGTCCGGATTCATCGATCTATATTGGTTCAGAAGGCAGCGGTTCGCGGGCTGCATCCGTTGTTTCATGGAGACTATCTTGTCAAGCTGGTCAATGGCGCCGAACTCACATTGAGCCGTAGCTTCCGGGGCTCGTTCTTTCATCAGATGAGCCGCTGA
- a CDS encoding aminotransferase class V-fold PLP-dependent enzyme, with protein MSRRVDEAVAQLGPGPLTEESVQRHIAPLFSRVLASDRIYLANHSLGRPLDAMAEDVREATSLWETKLGDAWDAWLMEQEAFRARIAKLIHVPRADCIVPKTSAGQGLRAVLNALPGTPRVLSTLGEFDSIDLLLKQYASLGRIEMRWVEADAEGLFTVPGIMRHLGREIDLVVISQVMFMNGQTVHRLEQLADACHSVGARLLVDCYHALGVFPIDVAAMRTDFAIGGSYKYLRGGPGACFLYLSPEILASGLRPLDTGWFARENTFDYERRDPPRLRAGGDAFLESTPPVLTYYQARSGQQFTLAMTVERLRGYGQRQLGKLKLYLAEAGIDAIGGDADHGAFLSVRHSNASNLARKIAEGNVIADARGEWLRLCPDCLTQDVELRTAASALQSALEQLHS; from the coding sequence ATGAGCCGTAGGGTGGACGAAGCCGTTGCACAACTCGGCCCCGGTCCGCTTACGGAAGAATCTGTACAGCGGCACATTGCACCGTTGTTTTCCCGTGTGTTGGCCAGCGATCGGATCTACCTTGCCAACCACTCTTTAGGACGCCCGCTCGACGCGATGGCAGAGGATGTCCGCGAAGCAACTTCGTTATGGGAAACAAAACTTGGAGATGCATGGGATGCCTGGCTGATGGAACAGGAAGCCTTTCGCGCCCGCATTGCAAAACTCATCCATGTTCCGCGTGCTGATTGCATTGTGCCAAAGACCTCTGCCGGGCAGGGTCTGCGTGCTGTTTTGAATGCGCTGCCCGGAACCCCGCGGGTCTTGAGCACGCTTGGAGAATTCGATTCCATAGACCTGCTGTTGAAACAGTATGCCTCGCTTGGGCGCATCGAAATGCGGTGGGTTGAAGCCGATGCAGAGGGTCTATTCACTGTACCGGGGATCATGCGGCATCTGGGACGGGAGATCGATTTGGTCGTAATTTCTCAGGTTATGTTCATGAATGGACAAACCGTACATCGTCTGGAACAGCTCGCCGACGCGTGCCACAGCGTTGGGGCAAGACTGTTGGTCGATTGCTATCATGCTCTCGGCGTCTTTCCCATTGATGTCGCTGCCATGCGGACTGATTTCGCTATTGGCGGCAGTTATAAATATCTTCGCGGTGGTCCCGGTGCATGTTTTCTCTACCTGTCGCCTGAAATTCTCGCCAGCGGACTGCGCCCACTCGATACAGGTTGGTTCGCGCGTGAAAACACGTTTGATTATGAGCGCCGCGATCCGCCACGCTTGCGTGCAGGTGGCGATGCCTTTCTCGAATCGACGCCTCCGGTTCTTACTTACTATCAAGCGCGCAGTGGGCAGCAATTTACGCTGGCCATGACTGTGGAGCGTTTACGTGGGTATGGACAAAGACAGCTTGGCAAATTGAAGCTTTATCTTGCTGAGGCCGGAATCGATGCAATTGGAGGCGATGCCGACCACGGCGCATTTCTCTCTGTTCGCCATTCGAATGCCAGCAATCTTGCACGAAAAATTGCAGAGGGTAATGTGATCGCTGACGCTCGCGGTGAATGGCTGCGTCTTTGCCCCGATTGCCTCACACAAGACGTTGAGCTGCGAACTGCGGCTTCGGCCTTGCAAAGTGCTCTGGAGCAACTGCATTCCTGA
- a CDS encoding sensor histidine kinase encodes MRYPVRIRFALAGWALTSLFFTAVLLVGDLDRHKPPIFALYANAVHFALWTLLLPLLARCTRRFPLDGPRRIRNVAALLLIVAALAVPVMITQWAILFFTYFPYHSATFPSFLQSESNRFLPVDVLIGIVLVLALEGWRVWLDFQAERTRASELERQLAVARLDALRMQLHPHFLFNSLHTVAGLIVEQPPTARRMVIALGDLLRLTLRDTGDSVRSLAEELEFADLYLGIEKLRLGERLVLDYDIEPEATTAEVPQLLLQPLFENAIRHGAARTLHSCEIRFRACREGGKLHILLRNDGPVRSPSLGTPPFGVGLQNTLDRLQLHYNNQYTLQYIDWPEGGVEIDLLIPYKKACNEKQECITPLPHLAHVSAQRVSAADHPTIGCA; translated from the coding sequence ATGCGATATCCCGTTCGAATTCGATTTGCGCTGGCAGGATGGGCGCTCACATCCCTTTTCTTCACAGCGGTTCTGCTGGTAGGGGATTTGGACCGGCATAAGCCTCCCATATTTGCCCTCTATGCGAACGCCGTGCATTTTGCATTGTGGACGCTCTTGTTACCTTTGCTGGCTCGATGCACACGCAGATTTCCGCTGGACGGACCACGCAGGATCCGAAACGTTGCGGCACTCTTGCTGATTGTCGCTGCCCTCGCTGTGCCGGTGATGATCACTCAATGGGCTATCCTGTTCTTCACATATTTTCCCTATCACTCAGCAACGTTTCCTTCGTTCCTTCAATCAGAATCGAACAGATTCCTCCCTGTAGACGTCCTGATCGGAATCGTGCTCGTGCTCGCCCTTGAGGGTTGGCGAGTTTGGCTGGATTTTCAGGCCGAGCGCACACGCGCTTCAGAGCTCGAGCGGCAACTTGCAGTCGCACGCCTTGACGCGCTTCGCATGCAACTGCATCCGCACTTTTTGTTCAATAGTCTGCACACCGTCGCCGGCCTCATCGTCGAGCAGCCCCCGACAGCCCGTCGTATGGTGATTGCGCTCGGGGATCTTCTCCGGCTCACTTTGCGGGATACCGGCGATTCTGTCCGCAGCTTGGCCGAGGAGTTGGAATTCGCGGATTTATATCTCGGAATCGAAAAACTTCGGCTGGGAGAACGGCTGGTTCTCGATTACGATATCGAACCGGAAGCGACTACTGCTGAAGTGCCCCAGTTGCTTTTGCAGCCTCTCTTTGAGAACGCTATTCGACACGGTGCAGCCCGCACGCTGCACTCGTGCGAGATTCGCTTCCGCGCATGCCGTGAGGGCGGCAAGCTTCACATTTTGCTTCGCAATGATGGTCCTGTACGCTCCCCATCCTTGGGCACGCCGCCCTTCGGCGTGGGTCTTCAAAACACATTGGATCGCCTCCAATTGCACTACAACAATCAATACACCCTTCAGTACATCGACTGGCCCGAGGGTGGGGTGGAGATTGACCTCTTGATTCCATATAAGAAGGCCTGTAATGAGAAACAAGAGTGCATCACGCCGCTTCCGCACCTGGCTCACGTCAGCGCGCAAAGAGTCAGCGCGGCAGATCATCCAACGATCGGTTGCGCATAA
- a CDS encoding IS1595 family transposase, whose product MSRSTISAYELHRRFPDAGSARKYMEAKRWGNTPTCPSCGTFEPIYRLKAVGFYRCPGCKFDFTVRTGTIMERSHISLDKWLYAFYLVMTARKGVSSLQLAKEIGITQKSAWFLLQRVRHACGNGSHFLSGIVEADETYIGGKEANKHESKKLKMGRGAIGKVAVLGLRERGGRVVGKVLKSTGAVEIQGLVHAAVADGSLLCTDQHAAYRGIGRLTHAVVNHSAKEFVNGMAHTNSIESVWAVLKRGFYGVYHSFSTKHLQRYVDEFTFRLNEGNVKNHTMDRIDSLLGRAVGARITYKELTASA is encoded by the coding sequence ATGAGCCGCTCAACCATCAGCGCCTACGAACTTCACCGCCGCTTTCCCGATGCGGGGTCCGCCCGCAAGTACATGGAAGCAAAGCGTTGGGGGAACACCCCAACCTGCCCGTCCTGTGGAACCTTTGAGCCGATCTACAGGCTAAAGGCGGTTGGCTTCTATCGCTGCCCCGGTTGCAAATTCGACTTCACTGTTCGTACCGGGACGATCATGGAGCGGTCTCACATCTCCCTCGACAAGTGGTTGTACGCCTTCTATCTCGTAATGACAGCCCGCAAAGGCGTTTCATCACTTCAGTTGGCGAAAGAGATCGGCATCACGCAAAAATCTGCTTGGTTCCTTCTCCAGAGGGTTCGTCATGCTTGTGGAAACGGTAGCCATTTCCTGTCCGGCATCGTTGAAGCCGACGAAACCTACATCGGCGGTAAGGAAGCCAACAAGCATGAATCGAAGAAACTGAAGATGGGACGGGGAGCGATAGGCAAAGTGGCTGTACTCGGACTTCGGGAACGCGGCGGTCGTGTTGTGGGTAAAGTCCTCAAGTCTACCGGAGCGGTGGAGATTCAGGGGCTGGTCCACGCTGCTGTCGCGGACGGCTCCTTGCTATGCACGGATCAGCACGCCGCCTATCGCGGAATTGGACGGCTTACCCACGCAGTTGTGAACCATAGCGCCAAGGAGTTCGTGAACGGCATGGCGCATACCAACAGCATCGAAAGCGTTTGGGCCGTCCTCAAGCGGGGCTTCTACGGCGTCTACCACTCGTTCAGCACGAAACACCTACAGCGGTATGTGGATGAGTTCACGTTCCGGCTGAACGAGGGAAACGTGAAGAATCATACGATGGATCGGATCGACTCCCTGCTCGGACGGGCGGTGGGCGCGAGGATCACCTACAAGGAACTCACCGCTTCGGCGTAA
- a CDS encoding dienelactone hydrolase family protein, whose amino-acid sequence MAGAAVIIAVAGFFLWRLELRHHRTYVTLTHNGRMIDTLVDVPTKAQSKASVVVLVHEVYGLSDWAGEMADDLADKGFIVVAPDFLSGYGPNGGGFSDFPSEGDRVSAVQNLNDEGVMADLDAAIDYGKKLPGANGKVTVVGFSWGGWKSFAFATRRKDLSAVFVFYGTGPTDVTTITAPVFGFYGGKDPGVSGTVPATADAMKAAGKSYESVTYEGADHGFMRLAGEFANTNSDNRTARDQAFARLVMLLSEMGPRTGPPQ is encoded by the coding sequence TTGGCTGGCGCGGCGGTGATAATCGCCGTTGCCGGATTCTTCTTGTGGCGGCTCGAATTGCGGCACCATCGTACTTACGTCACTCTCACGCACAACGGCCGCATGATCGACACACTCGTCGACGTTCCTACTAAAGCTCAAAGCAAGGCATCTGTTGTGGTTCTAGTCCACGAAGTCTACGGTCTCAGCGACTGGGCCGGGGAAATGGCAGATGATCTCGCCGATAAAGGCTTCATCGTTGTCGCGCCCGACTTTCTCAGTGGTTACGGACCTAACGGCGGCGGCTTCAGCGACTTCCCCAGTGAGGGCGATCGAGTGAGCGCCGTCCAGAACCTCAATGACGAGGGTGTGATGGCGGATTTGGATGCCGCGATTGATTACGGAAAGAAGCTGCCCGGTGCCAATGGTAAGGTTACTGTCGTCGGGTTTTCATGGGGCGGATGGAAATCCTTCGCGTTCGCCACGCGCCGCAAAGACCTAAGCGCAGTGTTCGTGTTCTATGGCACCGGCCCAACGGACGTTACGACCATCACCGCGCCCGTATTCGGGTTTTACGGCGGGAAGGATCCGGGAGTGAGCGGCACCGTTCCTGCGACAGCCGACGCAATGAAAGCGGCCGGAAAATCCTATGAATCCGTGACGTACGAGGGTGCGGATCACGGATTCATGCGTCTCGCCGGAGAATTCGCCAATACCAACTCTGATAACAGGACCGCCCGCGATCAAGCATTCGCCCGTCTTGTCATGCTGCTTAGCGAAATGGGGCCCAGGACAGGTCCGCCTCAGTGA
- a CDS encoding tryptophan 2,3-dioxygenase, translated as MSSSEKNQRPLEAGIVTDFSDRMNYSGYLCLDGLLSQQQPLSQPPHHDEMLFIIQHQVSELWIKQLLHELEAAIRHVQRDQLDPCFKILSRAKLIQMQLFDMWAVLETLTPSEYMEFRGVLGHASGFQSYQYRKLEFLLGNKNRDALKVFANAPEIHQDLHKTLESPSLYDEFLRHLKRRGLAVPQSCVERNWSEPYQRNDELTDVFRQIYEHPRKLWDAYEMCEKLVDVEEYFQLWRFRHMKTVERIIGFRPGTGGSSGVGFLRQALELTFFPELFAVRTGLRQR; from the coding sequence ATGTCTTCCTCAGAAAAGAATCAGCGACCTCTGGAAGCCGGTATTGTTACCGATTTCAGCGATCGGATGAACTATTCAGGCTACCTCTGCCTCGATGGTTTGCTTTCGCAACAACAGCCGCTCTCCCAACCGCCTCACCACGATGAAATGCTGTTTATCATACAGCATCAAGTCTCGGAACTCTGGATCAAGCAACTGCTTCACGAGTTGGAGGCAGCGATCCGTCATGTGCAGCGGGACCAGCTAGATCCCTGCTTCAAGATTCTGTCGCGTGCCAAGCTCATCCAGATGCAGCTCTTTGATATGTGGGCGGTATTAGAAACGCTCACTCCATCTGAATACATGGAATTTCGCGGCGTTCTCGGCCACGCCTCTGGATTTCAGTCCTATCAGTACCGCAAGCTTGAGTTTCTGTTAGGAAACAAAAATCGGGATGCGCTCAAAGTCTTTGCCAATGCACCGGAGATCCATCAGGATTTGCATAAGACGCTTGAATCCCCCAGTTTGTATGACGAATTTCTACGGCATCTTAAACGGCGCGGCCTTGCAGTTCCTCAATCATGCGTCGAGCGCAATTGGTCCGAGCCATATCAGAGAAACGATGAACTGACAGATGTCTTTCGGCAGATCTACGAACATCCACGCAAGCTCTGGGACGCATATGAGATGTGCGAAAAGCTGGTTGATGTGGAAGAGTATTTCCAGCTCTGGCGCTTTCGCCATATGAAGACGGTCGAGCGCATCATTGGCTTCCGGCCTGGCACAGGAGGCTCATCCGGCGTTGGTTTTCTACGCCAGGCACTGGAATTAACTTTCTTTCCCGAACTATTTGCTGTTCGTACAGGTCTGAGACAACGATGA
- a CDS encoding molybdopterin cofactor-binding domain-containing protein, giving the protein MRPNAFLRIAPDNTVVIVSKHVEGGQGIHTGLATILAEELDADWSQVRVVPARADRDLYKNLQFGSQTTGGGSNSIPNSYEQYRRAGATTRAMLVTAAVGKWGVPSSEIKVSEGVVKHPPSGRKAPFGELAIAAASLPVPPLVVLKDPKDFKLIGAQHLGRVDSKSKSNGTAVFAIDFSLPEMVTALVARPPLFGATVKSFDATAARAVPGMVDVVQISTGVAVVAKSFPAALRGRNALHVKWDESKAEKRGTPEFLNEYRALLEHPGAIARRDGDCAAALAGAARTLTATFEFPYLAHAPMEPLSGVVRLSAEQCDIWTGDWDVSGVQDDAARITGLKQDQIVIHSLFGGGSFGRRGSGASEIVEVAKTIGNHAPVKLFWTREEDMRGDSYRPMYLH; this is encoded by the coding sequence ATTCGCCCCAACGCCTTTCTTCGGATTGCTCCCGACAATACCGTAGTGATCGTCTCCAAGCATGTGGAAGGAGGGCAGGGCATCCACACCGGGCTGGCAACGATTCTTGCGGAGGAACTCGATGCGGACTGGTCTCAAGTCCGCGTTGTGCCTGCTCGGGCGGATCGGGACCTTTATAAGAATCTGCAATTCGGTTCCCAGACTACTGGGGGGGGGAGCAACTCCATTCCCAACTCTTATGAACAATATCGTCGGGCAGGCGCCACTACCCGTGCGATGCTTGTAACCGCCGCGGTAGGCAAATGGGGAGTTCCCAGCAGTGAAATCAAAGTAAGTGAGGGAGTAGTAAAGCATCCGCCATCCGGGCGAAAGGCACCTTTCGGTGAACTTGCCATCGCTGCCGCAAGCCTGCCAGTGCCTCCGTTGGTCGTCCTCAAAGACCCCAAAGACTTCAAACTGATCGGAGCTCAGCATCTCGGTCGCGTCGACAGTAAATCCAAGTCGAACGGAACGGCAGTTTTTGCCATTGACTTCTCACTTCCGGAAATGGTGACTGCCTTGGTCGCACGACCACCACTTTTTGGAGCAACCGTGAAGAGCTTCGACGCAACTGCTGCAAGAGCAGTTCCGGGCATGGTCGACGTTGTGCAGATTTCGACCGGAGTAGCAGTAGTCGCAAAATCTTTTCCGGCGGCACTGCGCGGACGCAACGCTCTGCATGTCAAGTGGGATGAGTCAAAGGCCGAGAAGCGCGGAACGCCGGAATTCCTTAACGAATACCGAGCTCTTCTGGAACATCCTGGCGCTATCGCACGACGGGACGGTGATTGCGCGGCGGCCCTTGCCGGTGCGGCTCGAACACTGACCGCTACATTCGAATTTCCCTATCTGGCTCACGCGCCCATGGAACCCCTCAGTGGAGTCGTTCGACTTTCCGCGGAGCAGTGCGATATCTGGACGGGCGATTGGGATGTCTCCGGAGTGCAGGACGATGCGGCCCGGATTACGGGCCTGAAACAGGACCAGATCGTTATCCACTCTTTGTTTGGAGGCGGAAGCTTCGGGCGGAGAGGGAGCGGAGCGTCGGAGATTGTCGAGGTTGCGAAGACAATCGGCAACCACGCACCGGTAAAGCTATTCTGGACCCGCGAAGAGGACATGCGTGGTGATTCGTACCGGCCCATGTATCTTCACTAA
- a CDS encoding (2Fe-2S)-binding protein translates to MPVSFVLNHRKVSLNVAPGDPLLWAIREAAGLTGTKYGCGAALCGACTVHLDGKPIRSCVTPVHSVAGKSVTTIEGVSGPTALAVESAWERLNVVQCGYCQSGQIMSAIALLERKPSPADDDIDTAMNGNICRCATYMRIRAAIHEAARIRKG, encoded by the coding sequence GTGCCAGTCTCTTTCGTGTTGAACCATCGCAAGGTATCGCTCAACGTCGCTCCAGGTGATCCACTGCTCTGGGCGATCCGCGAGGCTGCTGGGTTAACCGGCACAAAATACGGCTGTGGTGCAGCACTTTGTGGGGCTTGCACGGTGCACCTTGACGGAAAGCCGATTCGCTCGTGCGTTACACCAGTTCATTCAGTTGCGGGAAAGTCGGTCACCACGATCGAAGGAGTTTCCGGCCCGACAGCACTTGCGGTCGAAAGCGCGTGGGAGCGCCTCAATGTCGTTCAATGCGGATATTGCCAGTCGGGCCAGATTATGTCCGCCATTGCGCTCCTTGAACGAAAGCCGTCCCCTGCTGACGATGACATCGACACCGCAATGAACGGCAACATCTGCCGCTGCGCCACGTATATGCGCATCCGCGCCGCCATTCACGAAGCCGCGCGAATTCGGAAAGGATGA
- a CDS encoding tetratricopeptide repeat protein: protein MRRISIYLLSIAIISAPLWGQEDTLRELQHAFQLNQQGQFAQVIEDLKPLTATASMTTPELGQTWLLLAIAYHQEGRYQEAENAFERSLNLLRNNPEFYEQYAAALSAYATLYRDKGDMDAAWKMRMKALRMYEGTNDQAGVADACTSLAELAITQKHTSKGTGVSEVRD from the coding sequence ATGAGGCGAATAAGCATATATCTGTTGTCGATCGCTATCATTTCCGCGCCCCTCTGGGGACAAGAAGACACGCTCCGGGAGCTTCAACATGCATTCCAGCTCAATCAGCAAGGCCAGTTTGCCCAGGTCATAGAAGATCTCAAGCCTCTAACTGCGACCGCCTCGATGACTACGCCGGAGCTCGGCCAAACCTGGTTACTGCTCGCGATCGCTTACCACCAGGAGGGAAGATATCAGGAAGCTGAGAACGCTTTCGAGCGGTCTCTGAACTTGCTGAGAAATAATCCGGAATTCTATGAGCAATACGCGGCGGCCTTAAGCGCATACGCAACTCTCTATCGCGATAAGGGGGATATGGACGCTGCATGGAAAATGCGAATGAAGGCACTGCGCATGTATGAGGGGACCAATGATCAAGCTGGCGTAGCTGACGCATGCACGAGCCTCGCAGAGCTTGCCATAACTCAAAAGCATACGAGTAAAGGCACGGGAGTATCTGAGGTGCGCGACTGA